A window of the Ostrea edulis chromosome 1, xbOstEdul1.1, whole genome shotgun sequence genome harbors these coding sequences:
- the LOC130046833 gene encoding uncharacterized protein LOC130046833: MDEYSQLLLSEDSESEGSLDLDATQPPTQPPTTSSTSTSPSTLSPGPSTVPVGKPRKRQINHYLAIENPSTPDFDPDVESSQSLLKRRKTTTKGTIIFPQAE, from the exons A TGGACGAATATTCTCAACTTCTTCTTTCAGAGGACAGTGAATCAGAG GGGTCACTTGATCTAGACGCAACGCAACCCCCGACACAGCCTCCGACAACAAGCTCCACTTCAACATCTCCATCAACCCTAAGCCCAGGGCCAAGCACAGTGCCTGTTGGAAAGCCAAGGAAAAGACAA atAAATCATTATTTGGCTATTGAAAACCCATCAACACCTGATTTTGACCCCGACGTTGAAAGTTCACAAAGTCTActtaaaagaagaaaaacaacaacaaaag GTACCATAATTTTTCCCCAAGCAGAGTGA